In Mixophyes fleayi isolate aMixFle1 chromosome 4, aMixFle1.hap1, whole genome shotgun sequence, the following proteins share a genomic window:
- the LOC142150309 gene encoding poly(3-hydroxybutyrate) depolymerase-like produces the protein MANQFHVAHSGKVLGAAVFAGGPYYCAVGNMLTATNACMKFPSSISVSSLKVYTQTYQNTGVIDPLSNLARSRVYIFSGSADTVLVQGVAKKLQDYYASYITTSGAIKTVYDVAAEHGMPTDSYGGACAVQNNDYINNCNYNGAYEALNHIYGGLQKPSSGAAQTGQLILFDQSEYFSLAPAITYGMDTAGYVYVPTACKSGAKCRLHIAFHGCLQGREKVGDKFARYAGYNQVADLNNFVILYPQAKSNLTNLNGCWDWWGYSGLAYATKNGFQVTGVQRMMLRTQGQY, from the exons ATGGCCAATCAGTTCCATGTTGCACATTCCGGAAAAGTTTTGGGAGCTGCCGTGTTTGCAGGAG GCCCGTATTACTGTGCTGTCGGGAACATGCTGACAGCCACCAATGCGTGTATGAAGTTTCCTTCCAGTATCAGCGTCTCCTCTCTAAAGGTTTATACCCAAACCTATCAAAATACAGGTGTAATAGACCCCCTGTCTAATCTAGCTCGCAGCCGGGTGTACATCTTCTCTGGATCTGCAGACACCGTACTCGTTCAAG GGGTGGCCAAAAAGCTGCAGGACTACTATGCATCCTATATCACTACTTCCGGAGCCATTAAAACAGTTTACGACGTGGCAGCTGAGCACGGCATG CCCACGGACAGCTACGGAGGAGCCTGCGCAGTACAGAATAATGATTATATCAACAACTGCAACTACAATGGAGCCTATGAGGCTCTGAACCACATCTACGGGGGTCTGCAG AAACCGAGCAGCGGCGCAGCACAAACCGGACAG CTGATCTTGTTTGACCAGTCCGAATACTTCAGTTTGGCACCGGCGATTACTTACGGGATGGATACAGCCGGCTACGTCTACGTTCCAACCGCGTGCAAGAGCGGAGCGA AATGCAGACTCCACATAGCGTTCCACGGCTGCCTCCAGGGCAG GGAGAAAGTTGGCGACAAGTTTGCCAGATACGCCGGTTACAACCAGGTCGCTGATCTTAATAACTTCGTCATCCTGTATCCTCAAGCCAAATCCAACCTGACTAACCTCAATGGATGCTGGGACTG GTGGGGATACAGTGGTCTGGCCTATG CTACCAAGAACGGGTTCCAGGTGACCGGAGTACAGAGGATGATGCTGAGGACTCAGGGACAATATTAA